In Blautia wexlerae DSM 19850, a single window of DNA contains:
- a CDS encoding helix-turn-helix domain-containing protein: METENYGSLIKNLRQKMGLTQNQVADSLGVTPGYISNVENNRTAMSLRILTYYARLTGCSLDSLVGELDPEYSETAIDRKLYQNIIKLDVETKEKLLKTLEIWSK, translated from the coding sequence ATGGAAACAGAAAATTATGGTTCACTTATCAAAAATCTTCGTCAAAAAATGGGACTAACTCAAAATCAGGTTGCCGATTCTCTTGGCGTTACTCCTGGATATATCAGCAATGTTGAGAATAACCGTACTGCCATGTCACTACGTATACTAACCTACTACGCCCGTTTAACCGGATGTTCTCTGGATTCACTTGTTGGTGAACTGGATCCAGAATATTCAGAAACTGCCATTGACAGAAAGCTATATCAGAATATTATAAAATTAGATGTTGAAACAAAAGAAAAATTATTAAAAACGCTTGAAATCTGGAGCAAATAA
- a CDS encoding SPASM domain-containing protein, with translation MKEGKFPKGINAVIFLLHKPVGLGTREKVISVNNEEYIQFIKYISEEKLEYKVGFDSCTVPAFANHPGKIDTDSLDTCEGARWSAYITPDMKMLPCSFDNQEQRWAVDLNVYTIQEAWDSAEFDQFREKFRNACPGCEKRNLCMGGCPIRPEIVLCSNKQSFEQDILITKDMNEKRLVVIPHVLFKGKRNVPWKEVEKYLIRYVGKIFEVAETEDFICIDKIFSDEYTGSVYTRKLKGALPKVKANMSQGIPQMIEIATEKRWKEDFENKHKKKAGNGWFRYSTRFALPVMNEKGDILDYNVYQAVLIVRYAADKKLYLYDIQNIKKETRYPSWTE, from the coding sequence ATGAAAGAAGGAAAATTTCCCAAGGGGATTAATGCGGTAATTTTTCTGCTTCATAAGCCGGTAGGATTAGGTACCAGAGAAAAAGTGATTAGTGTAAACAATGAAGAATATATCCAATTTATAAAATATATCTCTGAAGAAAAACTGGAATATAAAGTTGGATTTGATTCTTGTACAGTACCTGCATTTGCAAATCATCCTGGAAAGATAGATACAGACAGTCTTGATACATGTGAAGGTGCAAGGTGGTCAGCGTATATTACACCGGATATGAAAATGTTGCCCTGCAGTTTTGATAATCAGGAACAACGCTGGGCTGTTGATTTAAATGTGTATACAATTCAGGAAGCCTGGGATAGCGCAGAATTTGACCAATTTCGAGAAAAATTCAGAAATGCCTGTCCGGGTTGTGAGAAAAGAAATCTTTGTATGGGAGGCTGCCCGATAAGACCGGAAATAGTGTTGTGCAGTAATAAACAATCTTTTGAGCAGGATATTCTTATTACTAAAGATATGAATGAGAAAAGGCTGGTTGTAATTCCTCATGTACTTTTTAAAGGAAAAAGAAATGTTCCATGGAAAGAAGTAGAAAAATATCTTATTCGATATGTGGGAAAAATATTCGAAGTGGCTGAGACAGAAGATTTTATTTGTATTGATAAAATATTTTCAGATGAATATACAGGATCAGTGTATACGCGAAAATTGAAAGGTGCATTACCAAAGGTAAAAGCTAATATGTCTCAAGGAATTCCCCAAATGATAGAAATTGCTACTGAAAAGAGATGGAAAGAAGATTTCGAAAATAAGCACAAGAAAAAAGCCGGAAATGGCTGGTTTCGATATAGTACACGATTTGCTCTACCTGTTATGAATGAAAAAGGTGATATTTTGGATTACAATGTATATCAGGCGGTGCTAATAGTAAGATATGCAGCGGATAAAAAATTGTATTTGTACGATATACAAAACATTAAAAAAGAAACGAGATACCCATCCTGGACTGAATAG